Proteins co-encoded in one Candidatus Bathyarchaeota archaeon genomic window:
- a CDS encoding DUF4350 domain-containing protein yields the protein MISPFKFALGLTLFVITIVVGKFLLSENGNPPKIGGRQKRPAKFFGRVSTEFLVTVSFVISLVIIFLVPPIKGQIFAEWFALPLPNVARLIAAFGINFFPGYIVLAIVGKHELGRLQKLVTSYLLSLFILTIIGFLSAQLVGIIDDSLVEAMLLTCTVLVVIYFSKRLIRRKSTIGSLKSAISSDVAERNLLPSLLVALAILFMGIWLWWMYDRIDFFIGGAGSDMWRHHGFAQSFLDYKAFTWLHIPWWFHLYLSSFVRMSGAPSANAYLTLYPLIAVAVLSFYVMASGFFKDKRIVSLATLSYAIFSGPAWLYAFYLRNFGPAIDYDAWISIIREVGDKFLYQGWYPPFILGFNAAIIAYTSLWWMLHATWRLDLQRKFNVFLMSAIFAMSYLLHAIDPIIFVVYLVAVLLSCLITQNMEGKKRVRRAALSVLIGLGIVAVIDLSLTSQYDHFNRISFTPIASNYYYFSSPSFYTLLLTSMVIVALTYGRLIENKIITVHHSIRRKIAAKYVVSVKRHLSEVMFFVYGVSLILFIIYLPSLTVKTTGYGWVPWYVYPVILGIPFLIGLLGIALVLLKWAEVEAKTKQTVFSFTLAIVLLFILGKITSFVNEKFFWTGFWERRALSYMFPIVSILMAFALVTVFSRVNIKRRYGVKDAARIGGVSLLTSLIILGSVSSTLMAGDFASQVFYTVSLTGEELEALNYLHYSLPNGERAAYMNRRTGVDYIRVFASDKWTDNPSQWLGQLYYSPSSILASIDRTDARFLYINRIRDSQDLEKNVFVQQLIKVLPMEFNNSEVAIYSIPSLRMPSPLSSSAVISAENREGASNDAYVLWFFTLMMSGHSYSVIANVSDTHVLDAAQTIIVSYDPLPVEEEIGQLLNWVSQGGHLVVSNTNPYGTFAELFGLTSKFSLVNCDSIDDWETLYKRGEIFLETAITREGSASLRLQNNQSSWEEWIYTPPTPWNLTQKDYIGIWVYGTGGGPQWYLYLADSYGNEKYYRYDLSDFDYETRTYFPRFTGWKLHLIPIKEYFGGLDLSAIQKLRIRTGGPKGFVLPVNILIDDVFVLERVREKSSEEQLTVMVNGVQGLTGMDLPTIEVEDLGLNVTGKVVANYTWDGVPVALFAVQKEIDSGKVTYLNINLLYQSITSERSGFSSPHETLTKILATIGIGAN from the coding sequence ATGATTAGTCCCTTTAAGTTCGCTCTCGGGTTAACACTTTTTGTAATTACCATCGTCGTTGGGAAGTTTCTACTTAGCGAAAATGGAAATCCGCCGAAGATTGGAGGAAGACAAAAAAGACCAGCAAAGTTTTTTGGTCGGGTTTCAACCGAGTTCTTGGTCACAGTTTCCTTCGTTATTTCGTTGGTCATAATATTCTTGGTTCCTCCTATAAAAGGGCAGATTTTTGCCGAATGGTTTGCTCTGCCATTGCCAAATGTTGCCAGATTAATAGCGGCTTTCGGCATCAACTTCTTTCCTGGTTATATCGTCTTGGCTATTGTGGGCAAACATGAACTTGGCAGGTTACAGAAACTGGTAACGTCGTACCTTCTAAGTCTGTTCATATTGACTATCATTGGGTTCTTAAGCGCCCAATTGGTGGGCATTATAGACGACTCACTTGTTGAAGCTATGCTTCTTACGTGTACAGTATTAGTTGTGATCTACTTTTCCAAGCGTCTCATCCGTCGAAAGTCTACAATCGGAAGCTTGAAATCAGCTATATCCTCAGATGTGGCGGAAAGAAATTTGCTGCCATCATTGCTTGTGGCTCTCGCCATACTATTTATGGGCATTTGGCTTTGGTGGATGTATGACCGAATAGACTTTTTCATAGGTGGAGCCGGTTCGGATATGTGGCGCCATCATGGTTTTGCTCAATCTTTTCTCGATTACAAAGCTTTTACTTGGTTGCACATTCCGTGGTGGTTTCATTTATACTTGTCGAGTTTCGTTAGGATGTCCGGTGCCCCATCAGCCAACGCCTACCTAACATTGTACCCTTTGATCGCTGTCGCGGTGCTGTCCTTCTATGTCATGGCTTCAGGCTTCTTTAAAGATAAGAGGATTGTTTCTCTGGCAACTCTTTCCTACGCTATCTTCTCTGGGCCTGCATGGCTTTACGCCTTCTATCTAAGAAACTTCGGTCCAGCAATAGACTATGACGCTTGGATTTCGATCATCCGTGAGGTTGGAGATAAGTTCCTTTATCAAGGATGGTATCCTCCCTTCATATTGGGTTTCAACGCAGCCATTATTGCCTATACATCTCTTTGGTGGATGTTACATGCCACGTGGCGGTTGGACCTGCAACGCAAGTTCAACGTGTTTCTAATGAGCGCAATTTTTGCAATGAGCTACTTGTTACATGCCATAGATCCAATAATTTTTGTGGTTTACCTAGTCGCGGTCTTGCTTTCCTGCCTAATAACTCAAAACATGGAAGGGAAAAAAAGAGTTAGACGAGCAGCTTTATCGGTTCTAATCGGACTTGGAATTGTAGCTGTCATCGACCTTTCTTTGACGTCTCAATACGATCACTTCAACCGGATCAGCTTCACGCCCATAGCGTCAAATTATTATTACTTCAGCAGTCCAAGCTTCTACACTCTTTTGCTTACTTCAATGGTGATTGTGGCATTAACTTATGGTAGGCTTATTGAGAACAAGATTATAACAGTGCACCACTCGATACGTAGAAAGATAGCAGCCAAATATGTGGTTTCCGTGAAAAGACATCTATCGGAAGTAATGTTTTTTGTATATGGAGTCTCGCTAATCCTCTTTATCATCTATCTTCCTTCACTTACAGTTAAGACTACAGGCTATGGGTGGGTTCCATGGTATGTTTACCCAGTCATACTCGGGATTCCCTTTTTAATTGGTTTGTTGGGAATAGCCTTGGTTTTGCTTAAATGGGCTGAAGTTGAGGCGAAGACTAAACAAACTGTTTTTTCTTTCACTCTGGCGATTGTTCTGCTTTTCATACTTGGAAAAATTACATCGTTTGTGAACGAAAAGTTCTTTTGGACGGGTTTTTGGGAAAGGCGAGCTTTGAGTTACATGTTTCCGATAGTAAGCATTTTGATGGCATTCGCATTGGTGACTGTTTTTAGTCGTGTAAACATAAAAAGACGTTATGGTGTGAAGGATGCGGCTAGAATCGGTGGAGTATCGCTTTTAACATCGCTCATAATACTTGGCAGTGTTTCTTCTACTCTGATGGCTGGAGATTTTGCATCTCAAGTCTTTTATACAGTTAGTTTGACTGGAGAGGAGTTGGAAGCCTTAAACTACTTGCACTATTCGTTGCCTAACGGCGAAAGAGCTGCATATATGAATCGACGTACAGGCGTAGATTATATTCGTGTCTTTGCAAGCGACAAATGGACAGATAATCCGAGCCAGTGGTTAGGGCAACTTTATTACTCCCCAAGCAGCATCCTTGCTTCCATCGACCGAACAGACGCTAGGTTTCTATACATAAACCGTATACGTGATTCGCAAGACTTGGAGAAGAACGTCTTTGTTCAGCAACTAATTAAGGTGCTTCCAATGGAATTTAATAATTCCGAAGTGGCAATTTATTCGATTCCGTCTTTACGCATGCCTTCACCTTTGTCTTCGTCGGCCGTGATTTCCGCTGAGAATAGAGAAGGTGCTTCCAATGATGCTTACGTTTTATGGTTCTTTACGCTTATGATGAGCGGACACTCTTATTCGGTGATCGCTAATGTTTCTGATACGCACGTTCTAGATGCAGCGCAGACTATCATAGTATCATATGATCCGCTTCCAGTGGAGGAAGAAATAGGGCAATTGCTGAACTGGGTTTCCCAAGGTGGTCATTTAGTAGTTTCGAACACTAATCCCTATGGTACGTTTGCTGAATTGTTCGGCTTGACCTCAAAGTTCTCTCTTGTAAATTGTGATTCCATAGATGACTGGGAGACATTATATAAACGTGGTGAAATATTTCTTGAAACCGCAATCACGAGGGAAGGCTCTGCAAGTTTGAGGCTGCAAAATAACCAATCCTCATGGGAAGAATGGATCTATACGCCACCGACTCCTTGGAATTTAACTCAAAAGGATTACATAGGCATATGGGTTTATGGTACTGGTGGCGGGCCCCAGTGGTACCTATATCTGGCTGATTCATATGGTAATGAGAAATACTACCGATATGATCTTTCGGATTTTGATTATGAAACTAGGACCTATTTTCCACGCTTTACTGGATGGAAACTGCATCTTATTCCTATAAAGGAATATTTTGGTGGATTAGATTTGTCGGCTATCCAGAAGTTAAGAATAAGAACTGGTGGGCCGAAGGGGTTCGTGCTACCGGTAAACATACTTATCGATGATGTCTTTGTGTTAGAGAGAGTGCGCGAGAAAAGTAGTGAAGAACAGTTAACCGTTATGGTTAATGGTGTTCAAGGTTTGACAGGCATGGATTTGCCTACTATTGAAGTTGAGGACCTAGGTCTGAATGTAACTGGAAAGGTTGTTGCAAACTACACTTGGGACGGGGTGCCTGTTGCTCTCTTCGCTGTACAAAAGGAAATCGATAGTGGAAAGGTGACGTATCTTAATATTAACTTACTCTATCAGTCTATAACCTCTGAGCGTAGTGGATTCTCTTCTCCACATGAAACGCTAACCAAAATTCTTGCCACAATAGGCATTGGAGCTAACTAA
- a CDS encoding glycosyltransferase has product MRILIVTPDYPNTLNPNTHGFIHSRAKIYKNVGNHVKVFVPSGRQTLLTYNYEDINVIKASLGQLISVVNDFNPDVITVHKPKGAWCSSLMKVDRPIVSWIHGAEALFTALHHYHFPLSVRDSVLKGISLIIDPIKLGLLRRFLLLSTAVVYVSQWMKTMTEKYALVKHPSSFVIPNPIDVDLFRPLNFDLLEKLNRGVSVRGLGWKYGIDIAIRAYSNLKETGLTIVGSGSLEKYLRKLAVICKSNVKFIAKGFPHERLPTLYGEFGYFVAPSRTEAQGVAMCEGMACGLPVVATNVGGIPEFVKDRFNGLLVSPEDPLELRKAITLLISDRELYVNMSNNAIRFVKDNLSHPKIYQKEYEIFKQAQEIR; this is encoded by the coding sequence ATGAGGATATTAATAGTAACCCCAGACTATCCAAACACTTTGAACCCTAACACTCATGGGTTTATCCACTCTCGAGCAAAAATATACAAGAATGTTGGAAACCACGTGAAAGTCTTTGTTCCCTCTGGTCGTCAGACATTATTAACTTACAACTACGAGGATATAAATGTAATAAAAGCATCCCTTGGTCAATTAATAAGCGTAGTGAACGACTTCAACCCAGATGTTATAACAGTCCACAAACCAAAAGGCGCATGGTGTTCCAGTTTAATGAAAGTAGACAGACCTATTGTTTCTTGGATTCATGGTGCCGAAGCCCTTTTCACGGCTCTACATCATTACCATTTTCCACTCTCTGTTCGTGATTCTGTCTTGAAAGGTATAAGCTTAATCATTGACCCGATCAAGCTTGGATTGTTAAGGCGATTTTTACTACTGTCGACAGCTGTCGTATATGTCTCCCAATGGATGAAAACAATGACCGAAAAATACGCTCTGGTAAAGCATCCATCTAGTTTTGTTATCCCTAATCCTATAGATGTAGACCTTTTTAGACCTCTGAATTTTGACTTACTAGAAAAACTAAATAGAGGTGTTTCTGTCAGAGGGCTGGGTTGGAAATACGGAATCGACATTGCAATCAGAGCATATTCAAATTTAAAAGAAACTGGTCTTACGATTGTGGGAAGTGGCTCCTTGGAAAAATATCTACGGAAACTTGCGGTAATCTGCAAGTCGAATGTCAAGTTTATCGCCAAGGGATTTCCACATGAAAGATTACCCACGCTTTATGGCGAATTTGGATATTTTGTTGCGCCTAGTAGAACAGAGGCGCAAGGCGTCGCGATGTGTGAAGGAATGGCTTGCGGGCTTCCAGTGGTGGCCACAAACGTCGGTGGGATTCCAGAGTTTGTCAAAGATAGATTCAATGGATTGCTTGTGTCGCCTGAGGATCCATTGGAACTAAGAAAAGCGATTACACTTCTAATTTCAGACCGTGAACTCTATGTAAATATGTCTAATAACGCAATACGTTTTGTAAAAGATAACCTATCGCACCCCAAGATATATCAAAAAGAATACGAAATTTTCAAACAAGCTCAAGAAATACGCTAA